The Spirosoma oryzicola region AAGAGGTGTCAGATAACGATTCGACGGATGTGAACGCAGCTGTTGCTACACCAGTAGCTGAAAAACAACCCGTTTTATCGAGACCCATCTTGAAGCGGTTTGCGATCAACGTAGCATCGCTGTTCAGCGTTCAGGTAGCAAACATGTTATTACCTCTGCTTACCGTACCGTACGTTGTGCGGATCATTGGACCAGAACGATTAGGCTTACTCAATTTCTCACAAGCCTATGTAGCCTATTTTACATTACTGATCAATTACGGTTTTGAAACGGCATCCCTGCGATCTATCGCGGCCAACCGATCCGATAAAGCACATGTCAACCGGATCTTCAGTGAAGTGATTGCGGGTAAAGCCGTACTGTGGGTGTTGTCAACGTTGATTTTCGGCACGCTTTCTTACTTCGTTGCTGAATTTAGGGAACACCTTGTACTTCACATCTGTACGTATCTGATGTGTATAGGCACTGTTCTTTTTCCCGTCTGGCTTTATCAGGCGATGGAAGATTTGGGGAGAGTAGCTATTTTTAATCTGGTCGTCAAAGTAATCTTCTCCTTATCGGTATTTCTGCTGATCAGAAAACCCGAAGATTATATTTACCAGAATCTGTCCATTAGTATCGCTCAGATCGTGGTCAGTGTCATTGCGTTTAAAGTAGCGCTCAGCCGGTTCAACTTAACGTTTACCTGGCCAACGTTACAGCAGTTTGTAAATCGGTTTCGCGAAGACAGTACGTTGTTCTTTTCGTCTGTCATGATCACGTTGTATGCTGGCTCAACTGTCTTTTTACTGGGGCTGCTTAGCAATCCGTATGATGTGGGTATTTTTTCGGCCGGTACACGACTCGAAACGCTTTCCCGCTCATTTGTTTCGATGGCGCTCAACCAAGCGTTTTTTCCGATTGTGGCTAGTGCATTTGGGACAGGTCGCGAAGAAGGGCTGCGTATTGTACGAACAACGTTTTTTCCGCTGGCACTTTTGATGATCCTGATGTCCGCAGGGCTCTGGATAGTGGCTCCCTGGTTTATTGATCTACTGTATGGCAGCAAATTTCACGATGCCATTCTGGTCTTACGCATTGTATCACTGTTACCAATTATGATTGGTATCAGTAATCTTCTGGGTCTGCACACCATGTTGAATCTGCGCATGGACAAAGCGTTTTTCCGCATTACAGCCATTGGATCTGTAGTGGGATTAGCGTTGAATACGATGTTGATTGACAGAATGGGCTATGTCGGAGCAGCGTATGCCTGGGTAGCCGCCGAAGCCTACATTACGCTGTCAATGTACATTTACTTACGTAACAAAGGAGTTGAAGTTATAAATCTATCATACCTAAAAGAAGCCGTGACCTTCAGCAAAACTCGATTAACAACGCTATTTAAATAGTTCTGATGGAAACTGTTGCAGCAGTAGTAGTCACGTATAACAGGCTTGAGGATTTGAAGAAATGCATTACAAGTTTGCGCCAACAGACTTGTAAGCTAAGTGAGATCGTCGTGGTTAACAATGGCAGCACAGATGGAACGGACAACTGGTTAGCTGAGCAGTCGGAGTTAACGGTGGTAACCCAGGCCAATTTAGGCGGGGCGGGCGGTTTTGCAACGGGCATCGACACAGTACACAAGGCTGGCTTCGACTGGTTTTGGTGTATGGACGATGATTGTCTGGCGGCTCCAACAGCGCTCGCGCAACTAATGGCATCACCCGCCATGGGTCCTTGCATAAAAAATTCGGTGTCGGTCAGCACGACGGATCACAGCGAACTAGCCTTTCACGTAGATCGACCCAATCAGTCGTACCGAAAAGTAGCCGACATGACTCAATTCGATCTGGTGTACGGAGTAGCTTCCTTTTTTAATGGAACGCTCATCAACGCCAAGGTTGTCGAGAAAATTGGGTTACCTGATCGGAAACTGTTTATTTGGGGTGATGAAGTAGAATACATGACGCGGGCCGAAAAAATGGGGTTTCCTGTTGTAACGGTTCCAAGTTCGGTATTCTATCATCCTCCCTCCTTCGACCGCAATGGCATTCCCTGGCCGGGTGCCTGGAAGCAGTATTATGCGGTACGCAACCAGCGTCGGATCCTTCAAAACATCCACGGTGGTAAGTTTGGTTGGCTTTTGTTTATCCACTGGTCGCTAAGAGCCCTGACGGAACAAATGATTGCTAAACGCAAAAATCGGGTTTATAACTTTCTTCTGTACGGAGAAGCAACCATTGATAGTTTGTTCAACTATTTTGGTAAAAAGCCGAATCACATTTTAACCGTGCGCTTGTACCGGCTGCTGAATAAATAGTCCCGCAGCCAATACTATTTACTTTGTCTACAATTGATTAACATGGAAACTGTTGCAGCCGTCGTAGTAACCTTCAACCGGCTTACCGATTTAAAACGTTGCATTGGCAGTTTGCGGAAGCAGTCGTACCCATTGAGTAGCATCATTGTCTTTGATAATGGTAGTACGGATGGTACAGCGGACTGGCTATCTGAGCAAACCGACGTATGCACGATTATTAATAAGGTCAATCTGGGAGGAGCTGGCGGATTTCATCATGCCCTCAAATATGGCTATGAGGAGAAATCCGATTGGTTCTGGATTATGGACGACGATTGCTGCCCGGAAGAAAAGTGTCTGGAGAAGCTACTCGCTATTCCTGATAAAGAGAAATACGCAGGGCTGGCTCCAACGGTTTACGAAGACGGTAAAGTACCCGTATCCCACCGGGCTAACCTAACCTATAGCCCAAACCTTGCCACGATACAAAGCCCATTGGAATACGGTGTTTCCGAAGAAGCCATCTCCGAAATAGATTACGCGTCTTTTGTTGGTTTGCTGCTCCCCTATCGTTCTGTATCGGCCATCGGCTTACCCCGCCCCGAGTTTTTTATTCATTACGACGACGTAGAGTATAGCCTGCGGCTGAAACGGAAAGTTGGTAAAATTGCCTTATTGCACTCCGCTCGGATTGATCACTATCAGGCGGCTAAACCATCCGTTACAACGTACCCGATTGACAAGTTGTGGATTCGTTTTTACGGCATTCGGAATAGTGTCTGGCTGAAACGCGAACCCTGGTCCGATCTAAAGCCAATCCATAAAGCCCGACTGACGGGTAGTTTCATCAAGACCTTATCAGCGCAGTTGCTCAACGTCATTCTGCACGATGACCATAAAGTAAAGCGAATCAAGTTCTATACAGCCGCTTATCTGGATGGCTGGTTTGGCGTGTTTGATAACGAAAAACCCAGAGTTATTTTAGGACAAAAATGAACGTGCTTATCGTAACAGTACTGGCCTCACATTCACCTTCGGGCGTTGTTACGTATTACAACACCCTGGCGCAGGATTTAAGAAACCAGGGCGTACAGGTTAGTATTGTTGACGCGTCGGATACTCCATTTCTCTGGCGCAAAGTGCTGGCGGTATTATTCAGGATCATGCCGTTGTTTGGCAATGCTGGTCGTGCTTTGTACTACGAGTTCGCTCAGTTTACGGGCATGTACATGGCTATTCGTAGCAAGAAAATAGACAAGCCTGATCTGATTCACGCACAGGATGCGAAGTCGGGAGCCGCTGCGCATCTGGCTTTGCGCGAAAAGGTACCGGTTGTTATGACGTGTCATTTTAACGACGATCCAGCCAGTGAGATCATCCAGAAGTATAAGCTCAAAACCGGGCTTGCAGCACGATTCGTCAAGTGGTACACGTATTTATTTTCGCACATCAAGAGTTACGTGTTTGTTTCGAATTATGCGTACAGCAAGTCCAAACACCTGCTGCCTGCCGACGCGAACAGAATCATCTTGTACAACACCGTTAGTATTAAGGCAGTCCCTAGTGCAAAAGATCTTTCTACAGCCAATAAGCTGATCATCAGCAACGTTGGTTATATTGATGAACGTAAGAATCAGAAATTGTTGATTCAGATTGGCGACGAGCTGCGCAAGCGGGGAATCAGTGATTTTGTCATTTGGTTAATCGGCGATGGTCCTAAACGGGCCGAGTACGAACAACTGGTCGAAAAGCTTGATCTGAGTAAACAGGTCAAATTTTATGGTCAGCAGCAGACCCCCTGGCAGTTGGTGGCCCAAACTGATCTGTACGTGCATACAGCGCTGAATGATAACTGCCCGTACTCGATTATTGAGGCTTTTGCGGTCAAAACGCCCGTACTGGCTTTGCCCGTTGGTGGCATTCCGGAAATGCTGCCGGATCACTTTGGGCTTTTACAAGGAACCGATGTAAAAGCACTAGCGGACGAAATAGCTACATATTTCAGCCCTGAAAAACGGACACAACTCGTGAATGCTCAGTCAGCTTACGCGGGTAACAATTTTGATCACTACAAGACGTTGGCCAAGTTGATTTCATTTTATAACCAAACCGGACAAGCAGCATGAATATCTGGATTGCTCGAATCGCTTTGTTCACCATGCTGTTTGGGCTGAGTGCGTCGACTTACGCTGGTAATCACGGTAGTGCCCTGTTGAATGCGCTTACAAATCTGTCACCGCTCATCGCCATGGCAATTTTTGTACGCTACTACTTCGAATTGCCTGGCTTTTATAAAGTAATGGCCTGGGTTCTCGTCCTGAGCGTAATTTTGCTGGTGCTGGAATCAAAGTACGAATACGACCAGTTTGTGTACTCCTACTTTGTCATTAAGCGTTTTGCTTACTGCGGAGTAGCCCTATGCTGTTATTATCTTGCCAGTAGAGCAGGTCTGTTGAAAATAGAATACGCCGTTTATCTGATTTTTGGCTTTTTCTTTTTCAACCAGCTTTTGTTAGGCCAAATTTTCAGCTACAACCTGACGTCTGAAAGCCGGACAACATTATCGCCGGATGCGCTTTATCTGGTCATACCCTTTATTTACTACCTGGTACTCTACTTAAGAGAGCGTCGATTAAGGCAACTCATGGCGTCATTGTTTACGCTGTTCATTATCATCTTCTTGCTGCACCGAACGGTTATCTCGGCAGCTGTAGTGGCGGCTTCGGTAATTGTCGGTATATCGTTTCTGGGAAAGGTTACAATCAACCCGCTGCCCGTTTGGCGGACCCTTATCCTGTTCACCATCATGCTGGCCATTTCGTTGCCATTTACCGATCTGTTGCCCGAATCCAAAGTGACTTCGTTCATGGAGAATATCAACGGTATATTCGATCCAAAAGAAGATAACACGGGTAGCTGGCGCGTGGAGCAGAGTACGTACTATCTGAGTCAGGTGCCGGAGAAGCCGATTTTTGGCTGGCGCTACGAAGGATACGACCGGGGCGAAATCATGGAGAACGAAGACTTTCCGGACAAAGGAACGATCATTCACTCTCAGTACGTAGATATGCTTTATAACTACGGAGCCTTTGGCCTCGCCATCAATCTGATATTGATGTTAAGCGCCATCATAGCTTTGTACTTTTCCCGTCGTGTGCTGACCGTAGATCAACTCGTACTCTTTGGCTTTCTTGTCAGTGGGGTCGTATATGGAATCTCGTATCAGGAACCTGTTTACTTCTGGGGTTTCGTTGGCGTCAGCATGTTTTACGGTCTCCACCCTCCGCTTGATTCTCCCGAACATGAAGAAGTAGCGATAGAGGATGAGGACATTGATGAGTATGATTCTCCGAAAACGATAGCCATCTAGACTGGCTCAATTTATACAACCATGGTTAGTATTGTCATTCCTGTTCATAACCGTAAAGCGTACACGCGTGAGTGTCTGTCGTGTTTGCACACCCAGACCTACCGCAATTTTCAGATCATTGTGGTCGACGACGGTTCTACGGATGGAACCGATGAAATGATTTACCACGAGTTTCCGAACGTAGTAGTTCTGAAAGGTGATGGAAATCTGTGGTGGGCCGAAGCAACGAACTGGGGGATCCGTTATGCGCTCGAACATCTGGATAAGACGCAGGAAAATTTTGTGCTTACCCTGAACGACGACACACGGGTCAATAACGATTATTTGCAAACACTGCTCGACGCCTACAAGCAACACAAACCTTGTTTGATCGGCTCCGTCAGCGTGGATAGTAACAATCCGGATAAGCTTGAGTTTGCGGGTACGTACATGGAATTGTACACGGCCAGCGGACGGCATCTGGCAGAAGATTATCAGTACAGCTATCCAGAATTAATTAGCAAAAAGACCTACGTTGAATCGCATTCGCTACCGGGCCGGGGTACGCTGATTCCGATGGAAGTCTTTGATAAGATCGGCTTATTCGATTCGAAAAATTACATCCACTACATGGCCGATATCGAGTTTTCGCTTCGGGCACGTAAAGCGGGTTACCACCTTATTGTCAACGCAAAAAGCATTGTCTACGAATTCGTAGCGGCAACGGGTATTCAGGTGGAAAAGGGCGTGACTCTCAAGCAGTTTATCAACGGCTTCACCTCTGTCAAGTCAATGACCAATCTGACCGTTCGCTATAATTTTGCCATTGCGCATTCTAAAACGAAGCTACTTTACTTTTTCTTCGACGTAGGCCGGATTTGCGCTGGTTTTTTACTGCGAAAAATCAGATTGATGAAAGCTTAATTGGCAATTAGCCTCTGTTGGCTAATCGCTGCTATATCCAATTTAGTGGTATGAAGAAAGTTCTGCTATCTGCCTACGCCTGCATTCCTAACTGGGGTTCCGAAGAAGGAACAGGCTGGACGTACGCAACGACCTTAAGTCTGAATAATATGGAGGTGCACTGTCTAACCAAAAAAGACGGTAAAGCTTCTATTGAATCGATTCAGGCCAATGGTTTTTTCCCGAATCTGACGGTTCATTATGTGCTTGTACCCGACTGGGTGGACAAGTTCTGTAATTCAAATCTGATCGGGATGTACTTCCATTACATTTACTGGCAGTGGACGGCTTACAAACTGGCAAAGAAGCTGGACCAAAGCCACAAGTTTGATTTGGTCCATCACGTAACCTACGGTAGTATTCAGTTGGGTAGCTTTATGTACAAGCTGCGCAAACCGTTTGTGTTCGGCCCTGTCGGGGGCGGGCAACGGGCTCCTAAAGCTTTCAAGCGTTATTTTGGTCAGTACTGGTCCCGCGAATGGATGCGCGACTGGGTCGGCAAAGTGCTTGAATACACGAATCCAGGGTTTTACAAATCCGTAAAATCAGCGGATCAAGTCATTGTGACAAATATGGACACGTTTGCGCTAGCCCGTCGTCTGCGTCCAGACCGCCCCATCGAACGCATCTGGGACGCGGGGTTAGCCAGCACCTTTATTCCATCGCAGGCGATTGAGCGTAATC contains the following coding sequences:
- a CDS encoding flippase — protein: MLSKEVSDNDSTDVNAAVATPVAEKQPVLSRPILKRFAINVASLFSVQVANMLLPLLTVPYVVRIIGPERLGLLNFSQAYVAYFTLLINYGFETASLRSIAANRSDKAHVNRIFSEVIAGKAVLWVLSTLIFGTLSYFVAEFREHLVLHICTYLMCIGTVLFPVWLYQAMEDLGRVAIFNLVVKVIFSLSVFLLIRKPEDYIYQNLSISIAQIVVSVIAFKVALSRFNLTFTWPTLQQFVNRFREDSTLFFSSVMITLYAGSTVFLLGLLSNPYDVGIFSAGTRLETLSRSFVSMALNQAFFPIVASAFGTGREEGLRIVRTTFFPLALLMILMSAGLWIVAPWFIDLLYGSKFHDAILVLRIVSLLPIMIGISNLLGLHTMLNLRMDKAFFRITAIGSVVGLALNTMLIDRMGYVGAAYAWVAAEAYITLSMYIYLRNKGVEVINLSYLKEAVTFSKTRLTTLFK
- a CDS encoding glycosyltransferase, giving the protein MRQQTCKLSEIVVVNNGSTDGTDNWLAEQSELTVVTQANLGGAGGFATGIDTVHKAGFDWFWCMDDDCLAAPTALAQLMASPAMGPCIKNSVSVSTTDHSELAFHVDRPNQSYRKVADMTQFDLVYGVASFFNGTLINAKVVEKIGLPDRKLFIWGDEVEYMTRAEKMGFPVVTVPSSVFYHPPSFDRNGIPWPGAWKQYYAVRNQRRILQNIHGGKFGWLLFIHWSLRALTEQMIAKRKNRVYNFLLYGEATIDSLFNYFGKKPNHILTVRLYRLLNK
- a CDS encoding glycosyltransferase family 2 protein; the encoded protein is METVAAVVVTFNRLTDLKRCIGSLRKQSYPLSSIIVFDNGSTDGTADWLSEQTDVCTIINKVNLGGAGGFHHALKYGYEEKSDWFWIMDDDCCPEEKCLEKLLAIPDKEKYAGLAPTVYEDGKVPVSHRANLTYSPNLATIQSPLEYGVSEEAISEIDYASFVGLLLPYRSVSAIGLPRPEFFIHYDDVEYSLRLKRKVGKIALLHSARIDHYQAAKPSVTTYPIDKLWIRFYGIRNSVWLKREPWSDLKPIHKARLTGSFIKTLSAQLLNVILHDDHKVKRIKFYTAAYLDGWFGVFDNEKPRVILGQK
- a CDS encoding glycosyltransferase family 4 protein, translated to MNVLIVTVLASHSPSGVVTYYNTLAQDLRNQGVQVSIVDASDTPFLWRKVLAVLFRIMPLFGNAGRALYYEFAQFTGMYMAIRSKKIDKPDLIHAQDAKSGAAAHLALREKVPVVMTCHFNDDPASEIIQKYKLKTGLAARFVKWYTYLFSHIKSYVFVSNYAYSKSKHLLPADANRIILYNTVSIKAVPSAKDLSTANKLIISNVGYIDERKNQKLLIQIGDELRKRGISDFVIWLIGDGPKRAEYEQLVEKLDLSKQVKFYGQQQTPWQLVAQTDLYVHTALNDNCPYSIIEAFAVKTPVLALPVGGIPEMLPDHFGLLQGTDVKALADEIATYFSPEKRTQLVNAQSAYAGNNFDHYKTLAKLISFYNQTGQAA
- a CDS encoding O-antigen ligase family protein — translated: MNIWIARIALFTMLFGLSASTYAGNHGSALLNALTNLSPLIAMAIFVRYYFELPGFYKVMAWVLVLSVILLVLESKYEYDQFVYSYFVIKRFAYCGVALCCYYLASRAGLLKIEYAVYLIFGFFFFNQLLLGQIFSYNLTSESRTTLSPDALYLVIPFIYYLVLYLRERRLRQLMASLFTLFIIIFLLHRTVISAAVVAASVIVGISFLGKVTINPLPVWRTLILFTIMLAISLPFTDLLPESKVTSFMENINGIFDPKEDNTGSWRVEQSTYYLSQVPEKPIFGWRYEGYDRGEIMENEDFPDKGTIIHSQYVDMLYNYGAFGLAINLILMLSAIIALYFSRRVLTVDQLVLFGFLVSGVVYGISYQEPVYFWGFVGVSMFYGLHPPLDSPEHEEVAIEDEDIDEYDSPKTIAI
- a CDS encoding glycosyltransferase family 2 protein, which produces MVSIVIPVHNRKAYTRECLSCLHTQTYRNFQIIVVDDGSTDGTDEMIYHEFPNVVVLKGDGNLWWAEATNWGIRYALEHLDKTQENFVLTLNDDTRVNNDYLQTLLDAYKQHKPCLIGSVSVDSNNPDKLEFAGTYMELYTASGRHLAEDYQYSYPELISKKTYVESHSLPGRGTLIPMEVFDKIGLFDSKNYIHYMADIEFSLRARKAGYHLIVNAKSIVYEFVAATGIQVEKGVTLKQFINGFTSVKSMTNLTVRYNFAIAHSKTKLLYFFFDVGRICAGFLLRKIRLMKA
- a CDS encoding glycosyltransferase family 4 protein produces the protein MKKVLLSAYACIPNWGSEEGTGWTYATTLSLNNMEVHCLTKKDGKASIESIQANGFFPNLTVHYVLVPDWVDKFCNSNLIGMYFHYIYWQWTAYKLAKKLDQSHKFDLVHHVTYGSIQLGSFMYKLRKPFVFGPVGGGQRAPKAFKRYFGQYWSREWMRDWVGKVLEYTNPGFYKSVKSADQVIVTNMDTFALARRLRPDRPIERIWDAGLASTFIPSQAIERNPDFNQPLKLLWVGRMLPRKALELTIQALGKVNPAIPVSLTIVGGKGEMAEYVPQYIKQYGVENRVNWAGHVTFQEVKEFYEQSDVFFFTSLRDSCPHQLLEAMAYSLPVITLKLHGQAELVDDTTGIRVAITTEEQVVAELAAAVEWMYNHPTERLSMGRAGYAFAQTQLWDKKIRRFIDDLYPAMLASSQHGKPVQTADAAPLVSSEIPNTNSK